The Priestia koreensis genomic interval CTATTATGATTTTTCGATTAAAGAGATTGCTTCTTTGCTTCATTATCCAGAAGGAACCGTGAAGTCCTATATAAGTCGAGCAAAAAAAGAACTTCGACCTATTCTTAAGGAGGGATATATTTATGAATAATCAAGATTTACATTCCATTCATATTCCAATAGATAAATTGAAAGCACGCGAAAAGGTAGCTGTCTACCAAGCGAAAAAAAAGCAGAAGGTACAGCGAAACGCATCACTGTCACTCTTAGCCGCATGCACACTTGCTCTTACTGTTTTAAGCTCTGGTTTTGTCTTTACGGGAATGGCTCAAGCTCTATCTACGCTTCCATTTGTTGGACCGATCTATGAACAATTTAATGAGATTGCTTCTGCGACCATAAAGGAAAATAAACTCGCTACAGCCATTGACAAAAAGGACACTCATCATGGATTTAGCATGACTGTAAAAGAAGCTGCTTATGACGGTGGACGTATGATGATGACGATCATCTACGAAAGTCCACATAAGTTGTCAATGGATGAAGAGAAAGTGGGCTACTCATTCATCAAAATAAATAATCAAGACCCTAATGTGGCGATCGGCTCCGCCACAACCGATCAACTCGATGATCATACCATCGTTGAATATCATCAATTCGCTTTTAAATCGCCTACTCAATATGGGAATGAGATTAACGTGAGTATGAATGGTGAAAATTTATTCGGACAAAGGGGCAAATGGGAAGTTTCATTTCCGTTGAAAAAAGTAAAAGGTGACCATAAAGAGTTTCAACCATCTGCCGCAGTGAAAACCCTTGATGGGCAATATGGCATTTCATCTAAATCCGTTACGTTCTCTCCACTTTCAACAAGGATTGATCTAAACGTGATGTATCCCGCTATTCTTGATACGAATGACCACTGGCCTATGTACGACTATATGGTGATGGACAGCAATGGAAGGAAATATGATGCTTTAGATATTCAAGAAGGAACATCTGGAGCGTATGGTCATGACATTGTAATTATCTTACCACCTATGAAGGAAGTTCCATCATCACTCACCGTGTTACCTAGATATGGAGACAAACAGGGCCACTCATTAACCAAAGAGGACCTCATTTTAAACATAAAACTACACTAAGTGACGCCAAAAGAAGAAATTCTCTTATGAATTTCTTCTTTTAATATGAAAAAAACATTGAAAAAACTTATAAAATAAATTAATATACATAAATACTTAATAAAAAAAGGTGATAAAAGATGGATTCTTTCGATTCGAAGATTATACATTTATTAACGAATGATGCGCGTATGCGCTGGGCAGACCTTGCTTCTCAAATTGGATTGTCTGCGCCTGCGACGGCAGACAGAGTGAATCGCTTGATTGAACAAGGCGTCATCAAAGGATTTCGTGCGAGCATTGAGCCTGAAACAGTCGGCTGTGAATGCACGGCGTTTGTGGCGGTCTCTCTGGAACGACCGCAACACCGGGCCGCGTTTTTAGAGCTTGTGAACAACAAAAGAGAAATACAAGAATGTCATCATATCGCAGGTGAAGATGATTACTTGTTAAAAATTCGCTGTCGGAATACGAAGGATTTAGACCGGGTGATTAGTCACGAGATTAAAGGTGTAGAAGGCGTCACCAGAACAAAAACAACCATCGTGATGGATACGACAAAAGAATCATCAGAGCTTGCTCTTCAGCCGCACATCTTTTCTGAGGAGTGACTGCCGTGAACGAATCCTATGTTCTAAAAGGCATACTAATTGGACTATCCATTGCCGCACCCGTTGGTCCTATTGGATTGTTGTGCATTCAACGAACGCTTACGCAAGGAAAAGCAATTGGACTCGTATCAGGGCTCGGTGCTGCAACCGCTGATGCGCTGTATGGCACTATTGCAGCTCTTGGCCTGACGGCTCTTTCGCACTTCCTTCTTGGACAACAGCAGTTGTTGCACCTAGTAGGTGGCGTGTTTCTCGCCTA includes:
- a CDS encoding DUF4179 domain-containing protein, whose product is MNNQDLHSIHIPIDKLKAREKVAVYQAKKKQKVQRNASLSLLAACTLALTVLSSGFVFTGMAQALSTLPFVGPIYEQFNEIASATIKENKLATAIDKKDTHHGFSMTVKEAAYDGGRMMMTIIYESPHKLSMDEEKVGYSFIKINNQDPNVAIGSATTDQLDDHTIVEYHQFAFKSPTQYGNEINVSMNGENLFGQRGKWEVSFPLKKVKGDHKEFQPSAAVKTLDGQYGISSKSVTFSPLSTRIDLNVMYPAILDTNDHWPMYDYMVMDSNGRKYDALDIQEGTSGAYGHDIVIILPPMKEVPSSLTVLPRYGDKQGHSLTKEDLILNIKLH
- a CDS encoding Lrp/AsnC family transcriptional regulator — protein: MDSFDSKIIHLLTNDARMRWADLASQIGLSAPATADRVNRLIEQGVIKGFRASIEPETVGCECTAFVAVSLERPQHRAAFLELVNNKREIQECHHIAGEDDYLLKIRCRNTKDLDRVISHEIKGVEGVTRTKTTIVMDTTKESSELALQPHIFSEE